The following proteins are encoded in a genomic region of Amphiura filiformis chromosome 18, Afil_fr2py, whole genome shotgun sequence:
- the LOC140139136 gene encoding uncharacterized protein, producing the protein MTSPVHSLTSLGYPNPYPPDLDCQWVISADNDEILIVARVKNFELEKGYDFLTIGNGPVARMDAIAELTGVVPNVRAITSSTSSMWFALKTDSTGNKLGYRLELEQIRVSDVGGVCKVDEEYHCGSGFCVTSGARCNGFIDCYVNQKDESHCAYVTCPGSYLCDEVPDVNISKCVTMDEVCDGQIGCPGGDDETECDTKRCPADCKCAYQGNQGTNLQTDCSEGWSMETITNMSRTTNTLTLTGGRISAVEPGLFKGMFALHTLSLEDNSVDRLEEGVFDGLANLTWLDLSRNNISKLIRHVFRGLPQLKELYLSDIPISTIQTDTFLEITKLEILVLIRQIITDTPIDVEKGGFRGLTSLKKLYVDDRFLCCHFESLKECVVLEQQPPLFKCGSLMQKTVLRISMWVLGISALIGNVFVVAVRVREKKTSPTHAKQSFLICNLAVSDCQMGIYMLILASVDLYYGDEYFVYSDQWRSSKLCKFASFVSLLSSEASVFFITLISVDRFICIVFPFGKFKFRGVSTKVATVIIWAIAFVLGLVPTLQAGPQSDFYDLSDVCIGLPLITRPSKYSIQSSDLGGPDSGRSFDLPVPDKFKPAWYYSIAIFLGINLVCFLAIFVCYVAMFITVKMSRKKVKQSQSQRDDIRIAIKMAAIVGTDFICWMPVIIMGVLSQTGAAVIPLEMYTWSVVFILPINSSLNPYLYTIASLVADMRQNKQAQISTPKTDSTNASNTAKSETKS; encoded by the exons atgacatctcCAGTGCACTCATTGACATCTCTCGGATACCCAAACCCATACCCACCCGATCTCGATTGTCAGTGGGTAATATCCGCCGACAATGACGAAATACTAATCGTTGCTCGAGTGAAAAACTTTGAATTGGAAAAGGGGTATGATTTCTTGACGATTGGTAACGGTCCAGTGGCAAGAATGGATGCAATAGCAGAACTGACTGGTGTGGTGCCGAATGTACGAGCGATTACTTCGTCGACGTCCAGTATGTGGTTTGCGTTGAAGACCGATAGCACGGGTAATAAGTTGGGATATCGACTTGAATTGGAACAGATAAGAGTTTCTGATGTTGGAG gtGTTTGTAAAGTGGATGAGGAATACCATTGCGGATCTGGATTTTGTGTGACGTCGGGAGCAAGATGTAACGGCTTTATAGACTGCTATGTGAACCAGAAAGACGAAAGTCATTGTG CTTATGTCACATGCCCTGGGTCCTACCTGTGTGACGAAGTACCTGATGTGAACATCTCAAAGTGTGTGACGATGGACGAAGTCTGTGATGGCCAAATAGGATGTCCGGGAGGAGATGACGAAACAGAATGCG ATACTAAGAGATGTCCTGCGGATTGTAAATGTGCCTATCAAGGAAATCAAGGAACTAATCTGCAGACAGATTGTAGTGAAGGCTGGAGTATGGAGACAATAACAAATATGTCTCGAACGACCAATACGCT GACACTTACCGGTGGCCGCATCAGTGCTGTTGAACCTGGTTTATTCAAAGGAATGTTTGCATTACATACTCT GTCTTTAGAAGATAACAGTGTTGATCGTCTCGAAGAAGGTGTATTTGATGGCCTTGCCAATTTGACATGGTT AGATCTTTCACGCAACAACATATCAAAGCTGATACGTCACGTCTTTCGAGGTTTACCACAGTTGAAAGAATT ATACTTGTCGGATATACCAATATCTACGATCCAAACAGACACCTTTCTTGAGATTACTAAACTTGAGATTTT AGTTCTGATACGACAGATCATAACTGACACACCAATAGATGTTGAAAAGGGAGGATTTCGCGGTCTGACGAGTTTGAAAAAGCT gtACGTTGATGATCGGTTCTTGTGCTGTCACTTTGAAAGCTTGAAAGAATGCGTCGTCCTGGAACAGCAACCACCTCTTTTCAAGTGCGGAAGCCTCATGCAGAAAACAGTCCTTCGTATCTCCATGTGGGTGCTTGGAATCAGTGCCCTTATTGGTAACGTATTCGTCGTTGCAGTGAGAGTTAGGGAAAAGAAAACGTCACCCACTCACGCTAAACAGtcatttttaatttgcaatttaGCAGTTTCAGATTGCCAAATGGGAATATACATGCTAATTTTGGCGTCTGTTGATTTGTATTATGGCGATGAATATTTCGTGTATTCAGATCAATGGCGTTCGTccaaattatgtaaatttgcgaGTTTTGTATCCCTTCTATCGAGCGAAGCTTCTGTTTTCTTCATCACATTGATATCAGTTGATAGGTTTATTTGCATTGTATTTCCCTTTGGTAAATTCAAGTTCCGTGGCGTGTCAACCAAAGTAGCCACAGTAATCATATGGGCAATAGCCTTCGTATTAGGTTTAGTCCCTACTTTGCAAGCCGGACCCCAGTCTGATTTTTACGATCTATCGGATGTCTGTATCGGCCTTCCGTTGATTACCCGACCGTCAAAATACAGCATCCAATCAAGCGATCTTGGCGGTCCTGATTCTGGGCGATCATTTGATCTTCCTGTTCCAGACAAATTTAAACCCGCTTGGTATTATTCCATCGCAATTTTCTTAGGCATCAATCTTGTCTGCTTCTTGGCAATATTTGTATGCTATGTTGCTATGTTTATCACTGTGAAAATGTCCAGGAAAAAAGTTAAACAAAGTCAGTCGCAACGGGATGATATCAGAATTGCGATTAAAATGGCGGCGATAGTTGGTACGGATTTCATATGTTGGATGCCGGTGATTATTATGGGTGTCCTCTCACAAACGGGGGCCGCCGTGATTCCTCTAGAGATGTATACGTGGTCTGTGGTATTTATTCTCCCTATTAATTCATCTCTTAATCCATACTTGTACACAATCGCGTCGCTGGTTGCCGATATGCGACAAAACAAACAAGCACAAATATCGACCCCGAAAACAGATAGTACCAACGCATCGAACACGGCAAAATCAGAAACCAAGTCATAA